A genomic segment from Curtobacterium sp. MCSS17_007 encodes:
- a CDS encoding shikimate dehydrogenase has translation MEFTDPDRTRLAVLGSPIAHSLSPTLHSAAYGVLGLPFTYGRHEVASGGLDAFVAGLGPDWRGLSLTMPLKRDVLPMLDRTTPLVDELGVANTVAFRQEGDRVVLAGANTDVEGIVRPVKALGHLPGEATIVGGGATAASALAAAVRLGAVDVRLFLRDTAKAGPLVELAVRLGVTLEVLPIDSLPGTTHGFLVSTLPGGAADSLELRPSGSDAVLFDVAYEPWPTAAAGRWAAAGGRVLNGLDMLAEQAIGQIRFFVSGDETELLPDEAEVRRAMRLAVGLPATITA, from the coding sequence GTGGAGTTCACCGACCCCGACCGGACCCGGCTGGCCGTGCTGGGCTCCCCCATCGCGCACTCGCTCTCCCCCACGCTGCACTCGGCGGCCTACGGCGTGCTCGGGCTGCCGTTCACGTACGGGAGGCACGAGGTCGCCTCCGGTGGGCTCGATGCGTTCGTCGCGGGGCTCGGTCCCGACTGGCGCGGGCTCAGCCTGACCATGCCGCTCAAGCGGGACGTGCTGCCGATGCTCGACCGCACGACCCCGCTCGTCGACGAGCTCGGGGTGGCGAACACCGTCGCGTTCCGGCAGGAGGGTGACCGGGTCGTCCTGGCCGGCGCGAACACCGACGTCGAGGGCATCGTCCGTCCGGTCAAGGCGCTCGGGCACCTGCCGGGCGAGGCCACCATCGTGGGTGGTGGGGCCACCGCGGCGAGTGCCCTCGCGGCAGCGGTGCGGCTCGGGGCCGTCGACGTGCGGCTGTTCCTCCGCGACACCGCGAAGGCCGGGCCGCTCGTGGAGCTGGCCGTGCGCCTCGGGGTGACGCTCGAGGTACTGCCGATCGACTCGCTGCCCGGCACGACGCACGGGTTCCTCGTGTCGACCCTGCCCGGCGGTGCTGCGGACTCGCTCGAGCTCCGGCCGTCGGGGTCGGACGCGGTGCTGTTCGACGTGGCCTACGAGCCGTGGCCGACCGCGGCTGCGGGACGCTGGGCGGCTGCCGGGGGTCGGGTGCTCAACGGGCTCGACATGCTGGCCGAGCAGGCGATCGGGCAGATCCGGTTCTTCGTGAGCGGCGACGAGACCGAGCTGCTGCCGGACGAGGCCGAGGTGCGGCGGGCGATGCGGCTCGCGGTCGGACTGCCGGCGACCATCACCGCCTGA
- a CDS encoding iron-siderophore ABC transporter substrate-binding protein yields MIRTSPSARRVRRVLAAAGAVVAASLVLAGCTSGSSSPAASDDASGSGGAFPVSIQTALGTTEIPSQPKRVVALGWGDAETALELGVQPVGASDWLAFGGDGVGPWLKDAYTKKPTIIQTLEPSYEQILKLKPDLILDTKSSGDKDRYAKLSAIAPTVAIPKGGENYLTTTEQQVDLVSRALGKESEGKKLLTDLDDAYAAARKAHPEFDGKTAVVGSYTADGFGAYASKDSRSTFMQQLGFTIPKAVDQQAGDAFSVSLSQENLDLLDADLTVVLPIYVDASKAESDPLFQKVPSVQAGHSIVVDDADVSNAFSLGTTAAIEWALDRLPDEFAKKVG; encoded by the coding sequence GTGATCCGAACCTCCCCCTCAGCGCGCCGCGTCCGCCGCGTGCTCGCGGCCGCCGGTGCCGTCGTCGCCGCGTCCCTCGTCCTCGCCGGGTGCACCTCCGGCTCCTCGTCGCCCGCCGCCTCCGACGACGCCTCGGGCTCGGGCGGCGCGTTCCCCGTCTCGATCCAGACCGCGCTCGGCACGACCGAGATCCCCTCGCAGCCGAAGCGCGTCGTCGCCCTCGGCTGGGGCGACGCGGAGACCGCGCTCGAGCTCGGCGTGCAGCCCGTCGGCGCGAGCGACTGGCTCGCCTTCGGTGGCGACGGTGTCGGGCCCTGGCTCAAGGACGCGTACACGAAGAAGCCGACGATCATCCAGACGCTCGAGCCCAGCTACGAGCAGATCCTCAAGCTCAAGCCGGACCTGATCCTCGACACGAAGAGCTCGGGCGACAAGGACCGCTACGCCAAGCTCTCCGCCATCGCGCCGACCGTGGCGATCCCGAAGGGCGGCGAGAACTACCTCACCACCACCGAGCAGCAGGTCGACCTGGTGTCGCGTGCGCTCGGCAAGGAGTCCGAGGGCAAGAAGCTCCTGACCGACCTCGACGACGCGTACGCCGCGGCGCGGAAGGCGCACCCGGAGTTCGACGGCAAGACCGCCGTCGTCGGTTCGTACACGGCGGACGGCTTCGGGGCCTACGCCTCGAAGGACAGCCGTTCGACGTTCATGCAGCAGCTCGGCTTCACCATCCCGAAGGCCGTCGACCAGCAGGCCGGCGACGCCTTCTCGGTCAGCCTGTCCCAGGAGAACCTCGACCTGCTCGACGCCGACCTGACGGTCGTCCTGCCGATCTACGTCGACGCGTCGAAGGCCGAGTCCGACCCGCTGTTCCAGAAGGTGCCGTCGGTGCAGGCCGGGCACTCGATCGTCGTCGACGACGCTGACGTGTCGAACGCGTTCTCGCTCGGCACGACCGCCGCGATCGAGTGGGCGCTCGACCGGCTGCCGGACGAGTTCGCGAAGAAGGTCGGCTGA